One Atribacterota bacterium DNA segment encodes these proteins:
- a CDS encoding prolyl oligopeptidase family serine peptidase — protein MIEAIGNKFGRTKLFCVVSILLIIFLSTMNFILVGVAQQAITAQDYVVDKFDSAIFQLYFKSMEELDSQEMEFIDLLSTEPHDRQMFYGKKVYQGGFTSNLFSQLQEEVEEREKTPLLKEEDLIPQDLPFPTLPPMKLWEKLYAYMVSVPKIVSTTEYNRFAICGVDPSRSERVVKRIKNYFDWCSQWSKEGQELEVLAEKAQREGNIFLARRLFHEAAGCYHIGAFINYYDVEEKIQAQEEARKCYKKAIALYKEKDRPIKIEIPFRGVEIPGYLMLNEKPEQPLILFVNVLNNIKEVENHFFAQYFLRAGFNVFSFDGPGQGEMHKKMRLTPDYEQAIITIIDWLESNNTFNIDMERIGVIGMSFGGLSSVIAAALDSRIDCVISNGGYAYFPPLSHIKKLSIPTRRSVYYMTGYNSMKEISKEFGHVDIKKYPPLERPMLIIQGGKDKTVPPEHAYYFMEWATGKDKELLYFEDSGHCCQDRFDLVIPYTIDWFRKYLINM, from the coding sequence TTGATTGAAGCTATTGGTAATAAATTTGGAAGGACAAAGTTATTTTGTGTAGTGAGTATTCTCTTAATCATTTTTTTAAGTACTATGAACTTTATTTTAGTAGGAGTAGCCCAACAAGCAATTACAGCGCAGGATTATGTAGTAGATAAGTTTGATTCAGCTATATTTCAGCTATATTTTAAATCCATGGAGGAATTAGATAGCCAGGAAATGGAATTTATAGATTTACTCTCTACTGAACCGCATGACAGGCAAATGTTTTATGGGAAAAAGGTATATCAAGGTGGTTTTACTTCAAATTTATTTTCTCAGCTGCAAGAGGAAGTAGAAGAGAGGGAAAAAACGCCATTGCTAAAAGAGGAGGATTTAATACCTCAAGATTTGCCTTTTCCCACCTTGCCACCTATGAAATTATGGGAAAAACTTTATGCCTATATGGTTTCCGTGCCAAAAATTGTTAGTACCACTGAGTATAATCGCTTTGCCATTTGCGGAGTTGATCCCTCTCGCAGCGAAAGAGTAGTAAAGAGGATAAAGAATTATTTTGATTGGTGCAGCCAATGGTCTAAAGAAGGACAGGAACTAGAAGTTTTAGCAGAAAAAGCACAGAGGGAAGGAAATATTTTTCTGGCTCGCAGACTCTTTCATGAAGCTGCCGGCTGTTATCATATAGGCGCCTTTATTAACTATTATGATGTAGAAGAGAAAATACAGGCACAGGAAGAAGCCAGAAAGTGTTATAAAAAAGCTATTGCCCTATATAAAGAAAAGGACAGACCCATTAAAATTGAAATACCTTTTCGAGGAGTGGAAATACCGGGGTATCTAATGTTAAATGAAAAGCCCGAACAGCCCTTAATTCTCTTTGTTAATGTCTTGAATAACATTAAAGAGGTGGAAAATCATTTCTTTGCTCAGTATTTTTTAAGAGCAGGTTTCAATGTATTCAGCTTTGATGGACCCGGGCAGGGAGAAATGCATAAAAAGATGCGTTTAACTCCTGATTATGAGCAAGCCATCATCACTATTATTGACTGGTTAGAAAGCAATAATACTTTTAATATAGATATGGAACGAATTGGAGTGATAGGAATGAGTTTTGGGGGGTTATCCTCTGTTATTGCTGCTGCCCTGGATTCCAGGATTGATTGTGTAATAAGTAATGGTGGATATGCCTATTTTCCTCCCCTTTCCCATATAAAAAAATTAAGTATCCCAACCAGACGTTCGGTATACTATATGACTGGTTATAATAGCATGAAGGAGATTTCCAAAGAATTTGGTCATGTTGATATTAAGAAATATCCACCCCTGGAACGCCCCATGCTGATTATCCAGGGAGGAAAAGATAAGACAGTCCCCCCAGAGCATGCTTATTATTTTATGGAATGGGCAACCGGGAAGGATAAGGAGTTGCTCTACTTTGAAGATTCCGGTCATTGTTGCCAGGATCGTTTTGATTTAGTTATACCTTATACTATTGATTGGTTCAGAAAGTATTTGATTAATATGTAA
- a CDS encoding ribokinase: protein MSTVIVIGAINLDCLVYIPHFPNKGDNMRVRDLRCSLGGRGANQAIALTNLKVAALLLGKVGNDFAGDYTLSVLRKFKVNTEYIFKSSSGKTGICSILVSPDGENTIMGFPAMNRMIQPDYLIRFEYLFEMAQWLSISLEYPLETVEFALKLGRKYGLKTILDPSPLMEMPKRNIWNMVDYVLPNEKEIEMLTGEEEILQGATVLKNWGAGDIIIKQGRQGCSFLCQDNLINVPAFLVKSVLDTTGAGDLFNAAFIYGLIQSNSIPKAAQIANLVASYAVQKPGTCESYPERREIDWEQLEKRKKDLLF, encoded by the coding sequence ATGTCAACAGTTATTGTTATAGGAGCGATTAATCTGGATTGTCTGGTATATATTCCTCATTTTCCGAATAAGGGGGATAATATGCGGGTTAGAGATTTAAGATGCTCCTTAGGAGGGAGAGGTGCCAATCAGGCAATAGCTCTCACTAATTTAAAGGTAGCTGCTTTATTGTTAGGCAAGGTAGGAAATGATTTTGCCGGAGACTATACCCTTTCTGTCTTAAGAAAGTTCAAGGTCAATACTGAATATATTTTTAAAAGTAGCAGTGGGAAGACTGGTATATGTTCTATCCTGGTTAGTCCCGATGGAGAAAATACTATTATGGGTTTCCCGGCTATGAATCGCATGATACAACCTGATTACTTAATACGTTTTGAATATCTTTTTGAAATGGCTCAGTGGCTAAGCATTTCTCTGGAATATCCCTTAGAAACAGTGGAATTTGCCCTTAAATTAGGTAGGAAATACGGCTTGAAGACGATACTAGATCCTTCTCCTTTAATGGAAATGCCAAAACGAAATATATGGAATATGGTAGATTATGTACTGCCTAACGAAAAAGAGATAGAAATGCTAACTGGTGAAGAAGAAATACTTCAAGGAGCTACCGTATTAAAGAATTGGGGAGCAGGAGATATAATTATCAAACAGGGTAGGCAGGGATGCAGTTTTTTATGCCAGGATAATTTGATTAATGTACCAGCTTTTCTGGTAAAATCAGTATTGGATACCACTGGTGCGGGTGATTTATTTAATGCCGCTTTTATCTATGGTTTAATACAATCAAATTCTATTCCTAAAGCAGCACAAATTGCCAATCTGGTAGCTTCTTATGCAGTCCAGAAACCTGGAACCTGCGAATCCTACCCAGAACGAAGGGAAATAGACTGGGAACAACTTGAAAAAAGAAAAAAAGATTTATTATTTTAG
- a CDS encoding HIT domain-containing protein, with protein sequence MSEKCVFCQIISKEKYAYLVHEDEKCVAFLDAYPVTEGHTLVIPREHYKSIYEIPEDILAHIMTICKKLALDYQQIFQTIGLNIIQSNGVAAKQTVFHFHVHLVPRYFQDGLTLFRHHFDRYENDLSQVYNKIVTFQKQSK encoded by the coding sequence ATGTCTGAAAAATGTGTCTTTTGTCAGATTATTAGTAAAGAAAAATATGCCTATCTGGTACATGAAGATGAAAAATGTGTGGCATTTCTGGATGCCTATCCAGTTACAGAGGGTCATACCCTGGTAATACCAAGAGAACATTATAAAAGCATTTATGAAATTCCAGAAGATATTCTTGCTCATATTATGACAATTTGCAAAAAATTGGCTCTTGATTATCAACAAATATTTCAGACTATTGGTTTAAACATTATCCAATCTAATGGGGTTGCCGCCAAACAAACAGTTTTTCATTTTCATGTACATCTTGTTCCGCGCTATTTCCAGGATGGATTGACCCTTTTTCGCCACCATTTTGACAGATATGAAAATGACCTCTCTCAGGTTTATAATAAAATTGTGACCTTCCAGAAACAATCCAAGTGA
- a CDS encoding lysophospholipid acyltransferase family protein has translation MNKGHKKLPNKMVSRIVLSSLKWYLGTFFCLQLERNDTCGLNPPYLLIGNHANFWDGFLANLFIKDPICFLVSDEYFRKPILRRLLEIEGSIPKKKFLADFSAIKEALRAKETERIIGIFPEGRRNWDGSVQEIIFATAKLIKMLKIPVVRVLLKGSYLTFPRWARFKRKGKIILNYKLIMMPDKIQEMSVDNIFQKITASLTYREYDFQRKAMNIYQGRNLAERLELFLYFCPNCQEIGTLYSRGDDLFCRRCNYEVRYDQYGFLTTEGKQLYFDNPADWNQWQIDWSKNFLRNYQKNDYKGNLVQDEGVNCAIIKQFKKLKPLPDCKLIWQGRELILTKNEKEYLRFELKEIKGINVQYNNRFEFYYKEQLYQFYFNSDSISAYKWCIMIRLAQQIFF, from the coding sequence ATGAATAAAGGCCATAAAAAATTACCTAATAAAATGGTGTCCAGGATAGTCTTAAGTTCTCTTAAATGGTATCTGGGCACTTTTTTCTGTTTACAACTGGAAAGAAATGATACCTGCGGTTTGAATCCTCCCTATCTATTGATTGGTAATCATGCCAATTTTTGGGATGGCTTTTTAGCTAATCTTTTTATTAAGGATCCTATCTGTTTCCTGGTTTCAGATGAATATTTTAGAAAGCCAATTTTGAGAAGACTACTAGAAATTGAAGGTTCTATTCCCAAGAAAAAATTCTTAGCAGATTTTTCAGCCATAAAGGAAGCTTTGAGAGCAAAGGAAACGGAACGAATTATCGGTATCTTTCCGGAAGGCAGACGTAATTGGGATGGCTCAGTGCAGGAAATAATATTTGCCACTGCTAAGTTGATTAAAATGCTAAAAATACCCGTGGTAAGAGTGTTATTAAAGGGCTCATACTTGACCTTCCCCCGCTGGGCTCGTTTTAAAAGAAAAGGGAAAATAATTTTAAATTATAAACTAATTATGATGCCCGATAAGATTCAGGAAATGTCAGTCGATAATATTTTTCAAAAAATTACGGCTAGTCTTACTTATCGGGAATATGATTTCCAAAGAAAGGCAATGAATATTTATCAGGGTAGAAACTTAGCGGAAAGATTAGAATTATTTCTCTATTTCTGTCCCAACTGCCAGGAAATAGGTACACTCTATTCCCGGGGGGATGATCTGTTTTGTCGTAGATGTAATTATGAGGTAAGGTATGATCAGTATGGTTTTTTAACTACCGAGGGGAAACAGCTTTATTTTGATAATCCGGCAGACTGGAATCAATGGCAAATTGATTGGAGCAAAAACTTTTTAAGGAATTATCAGAAAAATGATTATAAGGGTAATCTTGTTCAGGATGAAGGAGTTAATTGTGCCATAATTAAACAATTTAAAAAATTAAAGCCATTGCCGGACTGTAAGCTTATATGGCAGGGGAGAGAGCTGATTTTGACTAAAAATGAAAAAGAATATCTACGGTTTGAACTGAAAGAGATTAAAGGGATAAATGTTCAGTATAATAATCGTTTCGAATTTTATTATAAAGAACAATTGTATCAATTTTATTTTAATTCCGACTCAATTTCAGCCTATAAGTGGTGTATAATGATAAGACTGGCTCAGCAGATATTCTTCTAA
- a CDS encoding sodium:glutamate symporter has product MNENWSLVIDFLWLSLFIGIGVFFKRKVFFFQKFLFPTAIIAGFIGLLLGREALQLVDLDRERLGSLVYHLMAIGFISIALKKREHLRSRDIFNSGVYIVSIYVVQGIIGFIISLLLANTVFPDLFPSFGLLLPLGFGQGPGQAYAIGRQWEEVGFFQGGNIGLSIATIGFLWACIVGVILVNYLIKKGIFSINLDKYAVREKIHEEMDSGELPLAASLDDISIQLFLIGLIYLATYLTLLGLNRILLPLGTFGETLAQLLWGFHFIIGTIYAILLRVIFNQMKKMKIMNHEYPNSYMLQRIAGGCFDFMITAAIAAISIKTLHYYMIPTLLITTIGGIITIIFILWMTPRVFKSDILQNIIAFYGTYTGTISTGMALLKQVDPGFNSGASENIVLGSGIALIFGFPLMVMLNIPIFGYITKQPVMYFVALLSFLAYFGILCFILYKNRAK; this is encoded by the coding sequence ATGAACGAAAACTGGTCTCTGGTTATTGATTTTTTGTGGCTTTCTTTATTTATAGGTATTGGTGTATTTTTCAAAAGGAAGGTCTTTTTTTTCCAGAAGTTTCTTTTTCCAACGGCAATTATTGCTGGTTTTATTGGTTTGTTATTGGGAAGAGAGGCATTACAGTTAGTAGATTTGGATAGAGAAAGACTGGGTAGCTTGGTCTATCATTTAATGGCTATCGGTTTCATCTCTATTGCTCTTAAAAAAAGAGAACACCTGCGTAGTCGTGATATCTTTAATTCCGGGGTTTACATTGTTAGTATTTATGTGGTGCAGGGAATTATAGGATTTATAATCTCTCTTCTTCTAGCTAATACAGTTTTCCCTGATTTGTTTCCCTCTTTTGGATTATTATTACCTCTGGGATTTGGCCAGGGACCAGGACAGGCTTATGCTATAGGTCGTCAGTGGGAGGAAGTCGGATTCTTTCAGGGTGGGAATATCGGCCTTTCTATTGCTACCATAGGTTTTCTCTGGGCTTGTATTGTCGGAGTCATATTGGTGAATTATTTAATAAAAAAGGGTATCTTTTCTATTAATCTGGATAAATATGCTGTCAGAGAAAAGATACATGAAGAAATGGATTCCGGTGAATTACCCTTAGCTGCATCACTGGATGATATCTCTATTCAACTATTTTTGATAGGATTGATATATCTGGCTACATATTTAACTTTATTAGGTCTCAATAGAATATTGTTACCTCTAGGAACTTTTGGTGAGACACTTGCTCAGCTATTATGGGGATTTCATTTCATCATTGGCACTATCTATGCTATTCTGTTAAGAGTTATTTTTAATCAAATGAAGAAGATGAAGATTATGAATCATGAATACCCCAATAGTTATATGCTGCAAAGAATTGCTGGAGGGTGTTTTGATTTTATGATAACTGCAGCAATTGCCGCTATTTCTATAAAAACACTACATTATTACATGATTCCCACCTTGCTTATTACTACAATAGGAGGCATAATTACTATTATTTTTATTCTCTGGATGACTCCTCGTGTTTTCAAGAGTGATATTTTACAAAATATTATAGCTTTTTATGGTACTTATACCGGAACCATTTCCACTGGAATGGCTTTATTAAAGCAGGTAGATCCGGGTTTTAATTCCGGTGCTTCGGAAAACATTGTGCTGGGTAGCGGTATTGCTCTTATTTTTGGCTTTCCGCTTATGGTTATGTTAAATATTCCTATATTTGGGTATATTACTAAGCAGCCGGTAATGTACTTTGTTGCCTTGCTCTCTTTTTTAGCCTATTTCGGGATACTTTGTTTCATTCTTTATAAGAACAGAGCAAAGTAA